A single region of the Pontimicrobium sp. SW4 genome encodes:
- a CDS encoding TerB family tellurite resistance protein, whose amino-acid sequence MINRVEKLSLLSEMIAFARIDNSLKEIEYNFLLGVAKQLEITQEDFDYLLDNPVTHIHLKSHSERIVQFHRLVLLMNLDAEVAEKDLIRLHNFGLRMGLGHEAINRVLDLMESFPHKIIPPDFLIDIFKTQYN is encoded by the coding sequence ATGATAAATCGTGTTGAAAAGTTAAGTTTGCTCTCAGAAATGATTGCATTCGCAAGAATTGATAATAGCTTAAAAGAAATAGAATATAATTTTTTACTGGGAGTTGCTAAACAATTAGAGATTACCCAAGAAGATTTTGATTACCTATTAGATAACCCTGTCACACATATTCATTTAAAGTCTCATAGTGAACGCATTGTTCAGTTTCATAGATTGGTATTGTTAATGAATTTAGATGCTGAAGTTGCAGAGAAAGATCTCATAAGACTTCACAATTTTGGGTTAAGAATGGGATTAGGTCATGAAGCCATTAATAGGGTTTTAGATTTAATGGAAAGTTTTCCGCATAAAATTATTCCTCCAGATTTTTTAATAGACATTTTTAAAACACAGTATAATTAA
- the uvrB gene encoding excinuclease ABC subunit UvrB: MHFKIESEFSPTGDQPQAIEQLSNGINSNEKYQTLLGVTGSGKTFTVANVIEKVQRPTLVLAHNKTLAAQLYSEFKQFFPDNAVEYFVSYYDYYQPEAYIPVSGVYIEKDLSINEEIEKMRLSTTSSLLSGRRDVLVVASVSCLYGIGNPVEFQKNVITIERDQVISRTKLLHQLVQSLYSRTEADFNHGNFRIKGDTVDIFPSYADDAFRIHFFGDEIEDIEAFNIQTNEIIEKYDRLTIYPANMFVTSPDVLQNAIKDIQDDLVKQHDYFKEIGKHLEAKRLKERTEFDLEMIRELGYCSGIENYSRYLDGRQAGSRPFCLLDYFPDDFLMVIDESHVTISQVHAMYGGDRSRKENLVEYGFRLPAAMDNRPLKFEEFEALQNQVIYVSATPADYELQKTDGIYVEQVIRPTGLLDPIIEVRPSLNQIDDLIEEIQQRVEKDERTLVTTLTKRMAEELTKYLARIQIRVRYIHSDVDTLERVEIMQDLRKGLFDVLVGVNLLREGLDLPEVSLVAILDADKEGFLRSARSLTQTVGRAARHLNGRAIMYADKVTKSMQKTMDETNYRREKQIAYNTANDITPKALNKSLNNVLTKNSVSSYYYELEAQKAAEPESEYLTKPELEKKIREKRKLMEQAAKELDFMLAAKVRDEIKAYQTKLNQLKV; encoded by the coding sequence ATGCACTTTAAAATTGAATCAGAATTTAGTCCAACTGGTGATCAGCCTCAGGCTATAGAACAACTTTCTAACGGTATTAATTCTAATGAAAAGTACCAAACATTACTTGGTGTAACTGGTTCTGGTAAAACGTTTACAGTTGCTAATGTAATAGAAAAAGTTCAACGCCCAACGCTTGTACTAGCTCATAATAAAACCTTAGCTGCTCAATTATATTCTGAATTCAAACAATTCTTCCCAGATAATGCTGTAGAATATTTTGTGTCGTATTACGATTATTATCAACCTGAAGCCTACATTCCTGTCTCAGGTGTATACATAGAAAAGGATCTTTCTATTAATGAAGAAATAGAAAAAATGCGTTTAAGTACTACCTCTTCATTGCTTTCAGGAAGACGAGATGTGTTAGTTGTTGCATCTGTATCTTGTTTGTATGGTATTGGGAATCCTGTAGAGTTTCAAAAAAATGTAATTACGATAGAACGTGATCAGGTTATTTCGCGAACCAAATTACTACATCAATTAGTTCAAAGTTTATATTCTAGAACTGAGGCAGATTTTAACCATGGGAATTTTAGAATTAAAGGAGATACTGTAGATATTTTTCCGAGTTATGCTGATGATGCTTTTCGAATTCACTTTTTTGGAGATGAGATAGAAGATATTGAAGCTTTTAATATCCAAACAAACGAAATCATAGAAAAATACGATAGACTTACTATCTATCCAGCAAATATGTTTGTAACCTCACCTGATGTATTGCAAAACGCGATAAAAGATATTCAAGACGATTTAGTAAAACAACACGACTACTTTAAAGAGATTGGAAAGCATCTAGAAGCCAAACGTTTAAAAGAACGAACCGAATTTGACCTAGAAATGATTCGTGAGTTGGGTTATTGTTCTGGTATCGAAAATTACTCACGCTATTTAGATGGTAGACAAGCAGGTTCAAGACCTTTCTGTTTATTGGATTATTTTCCTGATGATTTTTTAATGGTTATTGATGAAAGTCACGTAACTATTTCACAAGTTCATGCTATGTATGGAGGAGACAGAAGCCGAAAAGAGAACTTAGTAGAATATGGTTTTAGGTTACCAGCAGCTATGGATAATCGGCCTTTAAAGTTTGAAGAATTTGAAGCGCTACAAAATCAAGTAATTTACGTGAGTGCTACGCCTGCGGATTATGAATTGCAAAAAACAGATGGCATATATGTTGAGCAGGTCATACGACCAACTGGTTTATTAGATCCAATTATAGAAGTGAGACCAAGCTTAAATCAGATTGATGATTTAATAGAAGAGATACAGCAACGTGTTGAAAAAGATGAGCGTACTTTAGTCACAACACTTACCAAACGAATGGCCGAAGAATTAACTAAATATTTAGCTAGAATACAAATTCGAGTACGTTATATACATAGTGATGTAGACACTTTAGAACGTGTTGAGATTATGCAAGATTTACGTAAAGGGTTATTTGATGTACTTGTTGGAGTTAATTTATTACGTGAAGGACTAGATTTACCTGAAGTTTCTTTAGTTGCTATCTTAGATGCCGATAAAGAGGGATTCTTACGTTCGGCAAGATCCTTAACTCAAACAGTTGGTAGAGCTGCAAGACACCTTAATGGAAGAGCTATTATGTATGCTGATAAAGTCACCAAAAGTATGCAGAAAACTATGGACGAGACAAATTATCGTAGAGAAAAACAAATTGCCTACAATACTGCAAATGATATCACACCAAAAGCTTTAAACAAAAGCTTAAATAATGTATTAACTAAAAACTCTGTGAGTTCTTACTACTATGAACTGGAAGCCCAAAAAGCAGCAGAACCCGAAAGTGAATACTTAACAAAACCTGAACTAGAAAAAAAGATTCGTGAAAAACGCAAACTTATGGAGCAGGCAGCAAAAGAATTAGACTTTATGCTTGCTGCAAAAGTGAGGGATGAAATTAAGGCTTATCAAACCAAGCTGAATCAATTAAAAGTATAG
- a CDS encoding choice-of-anchor L domain-containing protein: MRITYLFSLLCVLLCTSVYSQRISIDNSQSVQTLIENNLAEGCVEITNISSSVNGTVNGFSSFGYFERANTNFPFENGIMLSTGNANSAGNTVNTNILNEGELTWGTDPDLENALGITDTHNATSIEFDFVSISNLIQFNYILASEEYFGNFPCEYSDGFAFLIKEAGTANPYTNIALIPGTNTPVNTNTVHDEIVGFCPSENEQYFDGYSMGDTNYNGRTTVLTATANINPNVLYRIKLVIADQNDENYDSAVFIQGNSFNPTVDLSPDINTCAQSYTINGDILNPLATYVWYKNGILLPTETNTTLNVNSSGDYTVEITIPLNSTNCVIEDTVEIVLNSEQTVNPITDYELCDDASEDGIEFFDLTIKDNEITNAVTPGTYNISYHLSNVDAQNNLNPITTPIQNTTNPQPIFVRIEDINTGCMAYTNFNLIVNSLPNIVNPTPIVLCDDTVADGSTQIDLTQADNEITQGNPDLRVTYHLSQVDADNGINAIPSPYVNTLQSEQLFVRVINTNTGCVNTTTIDIVVLDRPVVNPNLPPLNACDNDNDGFAFFDLTQIIPDLLQGLTGVTVTFHTSNADATNNTNPIADASNYENITANTQNIYIRIEDDTTGCFTIVPIIIHTNLLNTGTAIQDFETCDDSSGDGIESFDLLDIASTIINNLANTNITFYETENDMDNNINPIDQNVPYIVNASPQIIFIKIENDNCDYQSQINLVVNPPITLAPVATIDYCDTDDDGFILLDLNSFDSLVNNGLFGVSVRYFTSQTDANNNTNVLPQFYTNTSTPQTFYARVSDNLTGCFSTIPFDINVIPAPTVNSPIKIIICDDDQDAFSVIDLDALIPSIVSSTTDLAISFHTTLNDLHNNTNAIIASSAFSATNQTIYTRVESTITGCYAIAEIPVTVNTLPVFPIISTFENCETDGNQTTDFLFNTKDSEILNGQTGKQVLYFETELDAINRTNSIDKNSNYTNTSSPQTIYIRVENITDQSCYGTSSFIIEVGSVPLFNPPTNFIVCDDITNDGLEVFDLNEKTLEISQGSPETLSITYYTSLTDAENMQNDIGDNYTNVSNPQQIYARIENGTYCHAIAEFGLNVIQVPTVNLPSALSNCDTDYDGISTFDLTVAEFEILDLRNNGIIITYFESLETLESNTNTISNPETYNNIANPQTVFVKVENTLSGCYVSIPLELEVNLPPNINTIPTIDICDNDTDIYDLNEATQILFSNTSNTLITYHFSLADAQNNQNDIGSTYNYTSSNETLYVRAENTITTCVAISSFELVVYQNPIANTPPNLESCDDDYDFTLFFDLSQQTSSVLGVQNPVNFTVTYHETSNNAQNGEYAISNLNYEAVDGQEIFIRLENNTTGCFDTASFFTNVQRKPVVNIPQQTICLDNFPLTVMAGELVAGDTYLWSTGETTSEIDIHQIGQYWVTVTTPNGCTTSTIFDVIESEQATIEVTETVDFSDPNNITITISGIGNYMYVLDGGEPQESNVFENVSLGSHTVTIIDLNGCASISREVVVIDTPKFMTPNGDGYFDTWHISGIEHLSGTTISIFDRYGKQMTFLTSETEGWDGTYNGLNMPASDYWFVANVKQNGAEFQVKGHFALRR, translated from the coding sequence ATGAGAATAACCTACTTATTTTCCCTCTTATGTGTACTATTGTGCACTTCGGTATACTCGCAAAGAATTTCGATTGATAATTCTCAATCAGTACAAACATTAATCGAGAATAATCTAGCTGAAGGTTGTGTAGAAATAACCAATATTTCATCTTCGGTAAATGGAACTGTTAATGGGTTTTCAAGTTTTGGATATTTTGAACGTGCCAATACAAACTTCCCATTTGAAAATGGCATAATGCTATCCACAGGAAATGCAAATTCGGCAGGAAATACAGTAAATACTAATATTCTTAATGAAGGTGAGTTAACTTGGGGAACAGATCCTGATTTAGAAAATGCTCTAGGCATCACAGATACACATAACGCTACATCTATAGAATTTGACTTTGTATCTATCTCTAATTTAATTCAATTCAATTACATATTAGCATCCGAAGAGTATTTTGGAAACTTCCCTTGTGAATATTCTGATGGATTTGCTTTTTTAATTAAAGAGGCTGGTACAGCCAATCCATACACAAATATTGCATTAATCCCAGGAACAAATACGCCTGTAAATACCAATACTGTGCATGATGAAATAGTTGGTTTTTGCCCTTCAGAAAATGAACAATATTTTGATGGCTATAGCATGGGAGACACTAACTATAATGGTAGAACTACTGTGTTAACAGCTACAGCAAACATAAACCCAAATGTACTTTATAGGATTAAATTAGTAATTGCAGATCAAAATGATGAAAACTACGATTCAGCAGTATTCATTCAAGGAAATAGTTTTAATCCAACAGTAGATTTAAGTCCAGACATTAACACATGCGCTCAAAGTTATACCATAAATGGAGACATACTAAATCCTTTAGCGACTTATGTGTGGTATAAAAATGGCATATTATTACCAACGGAAACTAATACAACACTTAATGTAAATAGTTCTGGAGATTATACAGTTGAAATTACAATCCCACTAAATTCAACTAACTGTGTTATTGAAGATACTGTAGAAATAGTTTTAAATTCTGAACAAACAGTCAACCCTATAACTGATTACGAATTGTGTGATGATGCTAGTGAAGATGGCATTGAATTTTTTGATCTTACAATAAAAGATAATGAAATTACTAATGCAGTAACGCCAGGAACCTATAATATATCCTACCATTTAAGCAATGTAGATGCACAAAATAATTTAAACCCTATTACAACTCCTATACAAAACACTACAAATCCGCAACCAATTTTTGTAAGAATTGAAGATATAAATACTGGTTGTATGGCATATACCAATTTTAATTTAATAGTAAATTCATTACCAAATATCGTTAATCCAACACCAATTGTATTATGTGATGATACTGTAGCTGATGGTTCAACACAAATAGATTTAACACAAGCCGATAATGAAATTACCCAAGGAAATCCAGATTTGAGGGTGACTTATCATTTATCTCAAGTAGATGCAGACAATGGCATTAACGCTATTCCATCACCTTATGTAAATACATTACAATCCGAACAACTTTTTGTGAGAGTAATAAATACAAATACAGGATGCGTTAACACAACAACCATTGATATTGTTGTCTTAGACAGACCTGTTGTAAATCCAAATTTACCTCCTCTAAACGCTTGTGATAATGATAATGACGGATTTGCTTTTTTCGACCTAACACAAATAATTCCAGATTTATTACAAGGCCTTACAGGTGTAACAGTAACTTTTCATACATCAAATGCTGATGCTACAAATAATACCAACCCAATAGCTGACGCTTCAAACTATGAGAATATAACTGCTAATACTCAAAATATTTATATTAGAATTGAAGATGATACAACTGGCTGCTTTACAATTGTGCCTATTATTATTCATACAAATCTATTAAATACAGGAACTGCAATACAGGATTTCGAAACTTGTGATGATAGTAGTGGTGATGGTATAGAATCGTTCGATTTATTAGATATAGCTTCAACTATTATAAATAATCTTGCAAATACAAACATTACATTTTATGAGACTGAAAACGATATGGACAATAACATTAATCCTATTGATCAAAATGTCCCTTATATAGTTAATGCAAGCCCACAAATCATTTTCATTAAAATTGAAAATGATAATTGCGATTATCAGTCACAAATAAATTTAGTAGTAAACCCTCCAATAACTTTAGCTCCTGTAGCAACCATTGACTATTGTGATACTGATGATGATGGATTTATATTACTTGATTTAAATTCTTTCGATAGCTTAGTTAATAATGGACTTTTTGGTGTTTCCGTTAGATACTTTACCTCTCAAACTGATGCCAATAATAATACCAATGTATTACCGCAATTTTATACAAATACATCAACTCCACAAACGTTTTATGCAAGAGTAAGCGATAACTTAACTGGATGCTTTAGTACCATACCTTTTGATATTAACGTTATTCCTGCACCAACTGTTAACAGTCCAATAAAAATAATTATTTGCGATGATGATCAAGACGCTTTTTCAGTTATCGATTTAGATGCCTTAATCCCTAGTATAGTATCAAGTACAACAGATTTAGCAATAAGTTTCCACACGACTTTAAACGATTTACATAATAATACTAATGCAATTATAGCATCTTCTGCATTTAGTGCAACAAATCAAACTATTTATACAAGAGTTGAGAGTACTATCACTGGATGTTACGCTATTGCCGAAATTCCTGTAACTGTAAATACACTTCCTGTGTTTCCAATAATTTCAACCTTTGAAAATTGTGAAACGGATGGCAATCAAACAACAGATTTTCTTTTCAACACTAAAGACTCAGAAATCCTAAATGGTCAAACTGGTAAACAAGTGTTGTATTTCGAAACAGAGCTTGATGCCATTAACAGAACAAATAGTATTGACAAAAACTCTAACTACACTAACACTTCAAGTCCACAAACTATTTATATAAGAGTTGAAAATATTACAGACCAAAGTTGCTATGGAACATCGTCATTTATAATTGAAGTTGGTTCGGTACCATTATTTAATCCTCCAACAAACTTTATTGTGTGTGATGATATTACTAACGATGGCTTAGAAGTCTTTGATCTAAATGAAAAAACATTAGAAATATCTCAAGGGAGCCCTGAAACTTTAAGCATTACTTATTATACATCACTTACTGATGCTGAAAATATGCAAAATGACATTGGTGATAATTATACAAATGTTTCTAATCCGCAACAAATTTATGCAAGAATAGAAAATGGTACATATTGCCATGCTATTGCAGAATTTGGATTAAACGTAATTCAAGTACCAACAGTTAATCTACCATCAGCTCTTAGCAATTGTGACACAGATTATGATGGTATTTCTACATTTGACCTTACTGTGGCTGAATTTGAAATTTTAGACCTTAGAAATAATGGAATTATCATTACTTATTTTGAATCATTAGAAACCTTAGAATCGAATACAAACACGATTTCTAATCCTGAAACTTATAACAACATAGCAAATCCTCAAACAGTATTCGTAAAAGTTGAAAACACACTATCTGGTTGTTACGTTTCTATTCCTTTAGAGCTGGAAGTTAACTTACCTCCAAATATTAACACAATACCTACCATTGATATTTGCGATAATGACACAGATATTTATGATTTAAATGAAGCCACACAAATCCTATTTTCTAATACAAGTAATACGCTAATAACGTATCATTTTAGTCTAGCTGATGCTCAAAATAATCAAAATGATATTGGAAGCACATATAATTATACATCTTCAAATGAAACACTTTATGTAAGAGCTGAAAACACTATTACTACCTGTGTTGCCATATCATCTTTCGAGTTGGTAGTATATCAAAATCCAATAGCAAATACTCCTCCTAATTTAGAGTCTTGTGATGATGATTACGATTTTACACTATTTTTTGATTTATCACAACAAACATCATCCGTTTTAGGAGTGCAAAACCCAGTAAATTTTACTGTAACATATCATGAAACTAGTAATAATGCTCAAAATGGAGAATACGCAATTTCAAATCTTAACTATGAAGCAGTTGATGGTCAAGAAATATTTATTCGATTAGAAAACAATACAACAGGTTGTTTTGACACAGCCTCATTTTTTACAAATGTTCAAAGAAAGCCTGTAGTCAATATTCCTCAGCAAACCATTTGTTTAGATAATTTCCCATTAACAGTTATGGCTGGAGAGCTTGTAGCAGGAGACACGTATTTATGGTCAACTGGAGAAACTACCTCAGAAATTGATATTCATCAAATTGGTCAATATTGGGTAACCGTAACAACACCAAATGGCTGTACAACATCTACAATATTTGACGTTATAGAATCTGAACAAGCAACCATTGAAGTGACTGAAACTGTAGATTTTAGTGATCCAAATAATATAACCATAACCATTAGTGGTATTGGAAATTATATGTATGTATTAGACGGTGGGGAACCACAAGAGTCTAATGTATTTGAAAACGTATCGCTTGGCAGCCATACTGTTACAATTATCGATTTAAATGGTTGTGCTTCCATTTCAAGAGAAGTAGTAGTAATTGATACGCCAAAATTTATGACGCCTAATGGTGATGGCTATTTTGATACATGGCATATTTCTGGTATAGAACACCTATCAGGAACTACCATTAGCATTTTTGATAGGTATGGTAAGCAAATGACGTTTTTAACCTCCGAAACCGAAGGTTGGGATGGCACTTATAATGGTTTAAATATGCCTGCAAGCGATTATTGGTTTGTGGCTAATGTCAAACAAAATGGTGCCGAATTTCAAGTAAAAGGACATTTTGCTTTACGTCGATAA
- a CDS encoding T9SS type B sorting domain-containing protein, which produces MKKIFLILSLTMCAQFWAQNQAANWYFGDGAGINFNVDNGTVSSIDQGSLNTIEGNASISDEDGNLLFYTDGTFVFNRNHQIMQNGSGLFGNESSSQSAIIVPKPDDVNIYYIFTVDHIQGANGLNYSIVDMTLAGGLGRVTDKNINLLAISTEKISAVIKDCITKSIWVVTLASEDGSIGPINSFHAYEVNDNGVNTTPITSTFNNLSIFDRRGYLKLSPDGNHLVTANAGDGLFLYDFDSSTGIVSNQQRLFISSNNGIPYGVEFSPNSNLLYVNSSNDFFSRDNPDDVNNPANHHSVLTQFNLNAGDIQSSEFKVDERSLYRGALQLGPNGKIYRALSATYDVGIPYLGVINNPNALGAACNYQHNAVSLSPNRSRQGLPPFIQSLFNTQIDIIRNQVSNTTLNLCEGEDYTLVADDILGATYTWTRDGIVLSEADFDLNITQGGYYQLYIEPNNGDCAIEGEAIVTYSPNPEAFHASLYQCDEDGNPDGFTLFNLTEANDDLTGGFANRSTKFYLSLLDAENEVNEIDGTSFNNTTNPQTIYAKVFNNLTGCNDIAELYLDVTATDANNAKLTQCDNDGNEDGFYNFDLTQANNAILNGLPTTLTVKYYISYEDSLLERSELGDNFTNTAPYNQTIYARIENDNACFGISEIELVILELPNIEDQYEDIYCLNFYPQLITLDAGLINNLPSDFTYLWSTGETTQEISVNTPGTYTVTVTNSNNCDKVRTINVLPSNIATIENIEIADARSNNTITVLVSGEGDYEFAIDNMYGPYQDSNLFENVAPGFHTVYIRDKNNCGIIDDMVSVIGFPKFFTPNDDGYNDTWQIYGITDPSQAESIIYIFDRYGKLLKELSPQGKGWDGTYNGQDLPTSDYWFHVKLQDGRIFKSHFTLKR; this is translated from the coding sequence ATGAAAAAGATATTTTTAATCCTTTCCCTCACTATGTGTGCTCAATTTTGGGCTCAAAATCAAGCTGCCAATTGGTATTTTGGTGATGGAGCTGGCATTAATTTTAATGTGGATAACGGCACTGTTAGCTCAATAGACCAAGGAAGCTTAAACACTATAGAAGGTAACGCAAGTATTTCTGATGAGGACGGTAATTTACTTTTTTACACAGATGGTACTTTTGTTTTTAACAGAAACCATCAAATTATGCAAAATGGAAGTGGTTTGTTTGGAAATGAATCCAGTTCGCAATCTGCTATAATTGTACCTAAACCTGATGATGTTAATATTTATTACATATTTACTGTAGATCATATTCAAGGAGCTAATGGTTTAAACTATTCGATTGTTGATATGACTTTGGCTGGTGGCTTAGGTCGAGTTACCGATAAAAACATCAACCTACTAGCTATATCTACTGAGAAGATTTCGGCAGTAATAAAAGATTGTATAACAAAGTCTATTTGGGTAGTTACTTTAGCATCAGAAGATGGTAGTATAGGTCCTATAAATTCTTTTCATGCGTATGAGGTTAATGATAATGGTGTTAATACAACACCAATAACTTCAACCTTTAACAATTTAAGCATTTTTGACAGAAGAGGCTATTTAAAATTATCGCCAGATGGAAATCATCTTGTTACTGCTAATGCTGGAGATGGTTTATTTCTTTACGATTTTGATTCTAGTACTGGAATTGTAAGCAACCAACAACGTCTTTTTATAAGTTCTAATAATGGAATACCTTATGGTGTTGAGTTTTCTCCAAACAGCAATCTTTTATATGTTAACTCATCAAACGATTTTTTTAGTCGTGATAATCCAGATGATGTTAATAATCCTGCTAATCATCACTCTGTATTGACACAATTTAATTTAAATGCTGGAGATATTCAAAGTAGTGAGTTTAAAGTAGACGAAAGATCATTGTATAGAGGAGCTCTTCAATTAGGTCCTAATGGTAAAATTTATAGAGCACTATCTGCTACATATGATGTTGGAATACCATATTTAGGAGTTATTAATAATCCAAATGCACTTGGTGCTGCTTGTAACTATCAGCATAATGCAGTTAGTCTTTCTCCAAATAGATCAAGACAAGGATTACCACCTTTTATACAATCATTATTTAATACTCAAATTGATATTATTCGAAACCAAGTAAGTAATACCACACTTAATTTATGTGAAGGAGAAGATTATACACTTGTAGCTGATGACATTCTTGGTGCAACTTATACTTGGACTCGTGATGGCATAGTTTTGTCTGAAGCAGATTTTGACTTAAACATAACCCAAGGTGGATATTATCAGCTCTATATTGAGCCTAATAATGGTGATTGCGCTATAGAAGGTGAAGCTATAGTAACATATTCACCAAACCCTGAAGCGTTCCATGCTAGCTTATATCAATGTGATGAAGATGGCAACCCAGATGGATTTACTCTGTTTAATCTTACAGAAGCAAATGATGATTTAACTGGAGGCTTTGCTAACAGGTCAACTAAATTCTATTTATCATTATTAGATGCTGAAAATGAGGTTAACGAAATAGATGGTACATCATTCAATAACACAACAAATCCGCAAACGATATATGCAAAAGTTTTCAATAATCTTACTGGTTGTAATGATATAGCTGAACTCTATTTAGATGTTACAGCTACAGATGCTAATAATGCTAAGCTTACTCAATGTGACAATGATGGCAATGAAGATGGGTTTTATAATTTCGATTTAACCCAAGCTAACAATGCGATTCTAAATGGTTTACCAACTACGCTAACAGTAAAATATTATATATCCTATGAAGATTCTCTTTTAGAACGAAGTGAATTAGGAGACAACTTTACAAATACAGCTCCTTATAATCAAACCATTTATGCAAGAATTGAAAACGATAATGCTTGTTTTGGAATTTCTGAAATTGAATTAGTGATTTTAGAACTACCAAATATTGAGGATCAATACGAAGATATTTATTGTTTAAATTTTTATCCGCAGCTCATAACTTTAGATGCTGGTTTAATTAATAACTTACCAAGTGATTTCACATATTTATGGTCAACAGGTGAAACAACACAGGAAATTTCAGTAAATACTCCTGGCACTTACACCGTTACTGTAACAAATTCTAATAATTGCGATAAAGTTAGAACCATAAATGTATTACCTTCAAATATTGCAACCATCGAAAATATTGAAATTGCAGATGCTAGATCAAATAATACAATAACAGTTTTAGTTTCTGGTGAAGGTGATTATGAATTTGCAATTGATAATATGTACGGTCCTTACCAAGACAGTAACCTTTTTGAAAATGTAGCTCCAGGATTTCATACTGTCTACATTAGAGATAAAAATAATTGCGGAATTATTGACGATATGGTTTCTGTTATTGGATTTCCAAAATTCTTTACACCTAATGATGATGGCTACAACGACACTTGGCAAATTTATGGAATTACTGATCCATCCCAAGCCGAAAGTATAATTTATATTTTTGACCGTTATGGTAAATTATTAAAAGAACTGAGCCCTCAAGGAAAAGGTTGGGACGGTACTTATAATGGCCAAGATTTACCTACTAGTGATTATTGGTTTCATGTAAAACTTCAAGATGGGCGCATTTTTAAAAGTCACTTTACTTTAAAACGCTAA
- a CDS encoding ABC transporter permease subunit yields the protein MIRLLQLELQKLLLNRTSKILIFISFILPFTIILLSAIKINVFGFFTLELGELGIYNFPIIWHITTFFASQFKFFFAIVVVSMIGNEYSNKTIKQNLIDGLSKKEFILSKFYTIVFFSLVATVLLTVIALLIGLYYSSYNEIGIILSETEYLLGYFVKLIGFFSFCLFLGMLAKRSAFALAFLFVDFILEWIIFGVIAWKANVDIAEKIQNFFPLKSMYNLVKQPFQRIAMSKFPDKANLAYDYAVHWYELVIVLGWTALFIFLSYRLLKKRDL from the coding sequence ATGATACGACTTTTACAATTAGAATTACAAAAATTATTACTCAATAGAACGAGTAAGATTCTCATATTTATATCGTTCATTTTACCATTTACTATTATTTTACTATCGGCAATTAAAATTAATGTTTTTGGTTTCTTTACACTAGAACTAGGTGAATTAGGTATCTATAACTTCCCAATCATTTGGCATATTACTACTTTTTTCGCATCACAGTTTAAGTTCTTTTTTGCTATTGTTGTGGTGAGTATGATTGGTAATGAGTATAGCAATAAAACTATTAAGCAAAACCTTATTGACGGTTTAAGCAAAAAGGAATTTATCTTATCTAAATTTTACACGATTGTATTCTTTTCTTTGGTGGCAACTGTTCTATTAACTGTGATAGCATTATTGATTGGACTTTACTATTCTAGCTATAATGAAATTGGAATTATACTTTCTGAAACAGAATATTTATTAGGCTATTTTGTTAAGTTAATTGGGTTCTTCTCTTTCTGTTTATTCTTAGGTATGTTAGCAAAAAGATCTGCGTTTGCTTTGGCATTTTTGTTTGTTGATTTTATTCTAGAATGGATAATATTTGGGGTAATCGCTTGGAAAGCAAATGTTGATATTGCTGAGAAAATTCAAAATTTCTTTCCGCTTAAATCTATGTATAATCTTGTTAAGCAACCGTTTCAACGTATTGCTATGTCAAAATTCCCTGACAAAGCGAACTTAGCGTATGACTACGCTGTGCATTGGTATGAGTTAGTAATTGTACTAGGTTGGACGGCTTTATTTATATTTTTATCGTATAGATTATTAAAAAAGCGAGATTTATAA